One window of Jannaschia sp. CCS1 genomic DNA carries:
- the puhE gene encoding putative photosynthetic complex assembly protein PuhE, producing the protein MLSSPWIAALVALFVWWFSTGAILFAVRRADQGGPHARLWACLMTLPFLVLGAAGFIDTLYNPTIAAVYVAFLSALALWGWIELTFLTGTITGPVTSHSVPNVSEGERFIRAWGTVAYHEMLLAAVMVAMIILAWGVENQFGMWTFAVLFAARISAKLNLYLGVRKVNVEFIPEPLTHLPSHFGTARMNWLFPLSITGLSFAAACWLERLWTSDTTADTVGFALLSALTALALLEHWFMVLPLPDEKLWRWMLPARPQPAQATRLSEETL; encoded by the coding sequence ATGCTCAGCTCGCCCTGGATCGCGGCCCTCGTGGCGCTTTTTGTCTGGTGGTTCTCCACCGGCGCGATCCTGTTTGCCGTGCGTCGGGCTGATCAGGGCGGGCCCCATGCGCGCCTTTGGGCGTGCCTGATGACCCTGCCGTTCCTTGTGTTGGGGGCGGCAGGCTTTATCGATACGCTCTACAATCCCACCATCGCCGCCGTTTACGTGGCGTTCCTGTCCGCACTTGCCCTTTGGGGTTGGATCGAACTGACGTTTCTGACCGGCACGATTACCGGGCCTGTCACCTCCCACTCCGTCCCGAACGTGTCAGAGGGAGAGCGGTTTATCCGCGCCTGGGGCACTGTCGCCTACCATGAGATGCTGCTGGCCGCCGTCATGGTCGCGATGATCATCCTGGCTTGGGGTGTCGAAAACCAATTTGGCATGTGGACATTCGCCGTGCTTTTCGCCGCGCGCATCAGTGCGAAATTGAACCTTTATCTGGGTGTGCGAAAGGTGAATGTCGAATTCATTCCGGAACCGCTGACCCATCTTCCCAGCCATTTCGGCACCGCCCGGATGAACTGGCTTTTTCCTTTGTCGATCACCGGCCTGTCCTTTGCTGCCGCCTGTTGGCTGGAGCGTCTTTGGACGTCTGATACGACCGCCGACACTGTCGGTTTCGCCCTTCTCAGCGCGCTGACTGCGCTGGCCCTTCTGGAGCACTGGTTCATGGTGCTTCCGCTGCCCGACGAAAAACTATGGCGCTGGATGCTGCCCGCGCGGCCCCAACCTGCCCAAGCGACAAGACTAAGCGAGGAAACGTTATGA
- the acsF gene encoding magnesium-protoporphyrin IX monomethyl ester (oxidative) cyclase — protein MKDTNRTHSADAATVEEALAADNHQGIVDSEGATALAMQNTLLTPRFYTTDFDEMDSLDVSSVREDWDTLIAQMKSDPNKGHFKKNEDWDSVDWDGMEPALKREFIDFLVSSCTAEFSGCVLYKEMKRRGNNEDIVTLFQLMARDEARHAGFINDALREAGIAVNLGFLTQKKKYTYFRPKFIYYATYLSEKIGYARYITIFRHLEANPEHRFHPIFKWFREWCNDEFSHGEAFALIMKSDPKFTQKWQNKLWIKFFLTAVYSTMYVRDHQRPVFHAALGVDPDWYAHEVFTKTSEITKQIFPITLDIENPRWQRGLEAMQRANVDLADAKANGKLFKRIGASIRAGAAFVNLFTIPANKHDAPASVRLEPAY, from the coding sequence ATGAAAGATACAAACCGCACCCACTCCGCCGACGCCGCCACCGTCGAAGAGGCGCTGGCCGCCGACAATCACCAGGGCATCGTTGACAGCGAAGGCGCGACCGCGCTGGCCATGCAGAACACCCTGCTGACCCCGCGCTTCTACACCACCGATTTCGATGAGATGGACAGTCTTGATGTCTCCTCCGTTCGGGAAGATTGGGACACGCTGATCGCCCAGATGAAGTCCGATCCCAACAAGGGGCACTTCAAGAAGAATGAAGACTGGGACAGTGTCGACTGGGATGGAATGGAACCGGCGCTGAAGCGGGAGTTCATCGATTTCCTGGTGTCGTCTTGTACCGCCGAATTTTCGGGCTGCGTCCTCTACAAAGAGATGAAACGCCGCGGCAATAACGAGGATATCGTGACGCTGTTCCAGCTGATGGCGCGCGACGAGGCACGCCATGCGGGCTTCATCAATGACGCCCTGCGCGAGGCCGGCATCGCGGTAAACCTCGGGTTCCTGACCCAGAAGAAGAAGTACACCTACTTCCGGCCCAAATTCATCTACTACGCCACGTATCTGAGTGAGAAGATCGGCTACGCCCGCTACATCACCATCTTCCGCCATCTGGAAGCGAACCCCGAACATCGGTTCCACCCGATTTTCAAATGGTTCCGCGAGTGGTGCAATGATGAGTTTTCCCACGGGGAAGCCTTCGCACTGATCATGAAAAGCGATCCGAAGTTCACCCAGAAGTGGCAGAACAAACTGTGGATCAAATTCTTCCTCACGGCGGTCTATTCCACCATGTATGTGCGCGATCATCAGCGTCCCGTGTTCCACGCGGCGTTGGGCGTTGATCCCGATTGGTACGCCCATGAGGTGTTCACCAAGACGAGCGAGATCACCAAGCAGATCTTCCCGATCACGCTGGATATCGAGAACCCACGCTGGCAACGCGGTCTTGAGGCGATGCAGCGGGCGAACGTTGATCTGGCGGACGCCAAGGCCAATGGCAAGCTCTTCAAGCGCATCGGGGCCAGTATCCGTGCAGGGGCGGCGTTCGTGAACCTCTTTACGATCCCCGCCAACAAGCACGACGCGCCTGCAAGCGTTCGGCTGGAGCCTGCCTACTGA
- the hemA gene encoding 5-aminolevulinate synthase translates to MNFDQLFQTQLDALKDEGNYRVFAELERACGEFPRVKSHGDHGPDEVTVWCSNDYLGMGNNPKVMQVMMDTVATCGTGAGGTRNISGNAHHHKLLEAELADLHGKEAALLFTSGYVSNWASLSTLGSRLPNAVILSDSLNHASMIEGIRHAKCDKVIWKHNDPEDLDRKLAALPANATPIVAFESVYSMDGDIAPIAAILDVCEKHGAMSYIDEVHAVGMYGPRGGGVAEQDGLMDRITLIEGTLGKAFGCVGGYITGSHALIDFIRSFASGFIFTTALPPAVAAAATASVKHLKESQWERAMQKRQVARLRARLDAEGIPHEHNPSHIIPVMVKDPVKCKMLSDILMDQFGIYVQPINYPTVPKGTERLRFTPGPLHSDADIEYLVMALKTLWKQCAIAHAVA, encoded by the coding sequence ATGAATTTTGACCAGCTGTTTCAAACCCAGCTCGACGCCCTGAAAGACGAGGGCAACTACCGTGTCTTTGCCGAGTTGGAGCGCGCTTGCGGCGAATTTCCCCGCGTGAAGAGCCATGGCGACCATGGCCCGGATGAGGTGACAGTCTGGTGTTCCAACGATTACCTCGGCATGGGCAACAACCCCAAGGTGATGCAGGTCATGATGGACACTGTGGCCACCTGCGGCACCGGCGCGGGCGGGACGCGGAATATCTCGGGCAACGCGCATCATCACAAGCTGCTGGAGGCTGAACTCGCCGACCTCCACGGCAAGGAAGCCGCGTTGCTGTTCACGTCGGGCTATGTGTCGAACTGGGCGTCGCTGTCGACATTGGGTTCTCGCTTGCCCAATGCAGTGATCCTGTCCGACAGCCTCAACCACGCCTCCATGATCGAAGGCATTCGCCACGCGAAATGCGACAAGGTGATCTGGAAGCACAACGACCCCGAGGATCTGGACCGCAAGCTGGCCGCGCTGCCCGCCAATGCGACGCCCATCGTGGCGTTTGAGAGCGTGTATTCCATGGACGGCGATATCGCGCCGATCGCGGCGATCCTGGATGTCTGCGAAAAGCACGGTGCGATGAGCTACATTGATGAGGTCCACGCCGTTGGCATGTACGGCCCCCGCGGCGGTGGCGTGGCCGAGCAGGACGGCTTGATGGACCGGATCACGCTGATCGAGGGGACATTGGGCAAAGCCTTCGGGTGCGTCGGTGGCTACATCACCGGATCCCACGCGCTGATCGATTTCATCCGGTCCTTCGCGTCCGGTTTTATTTTCACCACGGCGCTGCCGCCTGCTGTGGCGGCCGCTGCCACGGCCTCTGTGAAGCACCTGAAGGAATCGCAATGGGAACGCGCGATGCAGAAGCGGCAAGTGGCGCGTCTGCGTGCCCGTCTGGATGCCGAGGGGATCCCCCATGAGCACAACCCGTCCCATATCATCCCCGTGATGGTGAAGGATCCGGTCAAGTGTAAGATGCTGTCCGACATCCTGATGGACCAGTTCGGCATTTATGTGCAGCCGATCAACTACCCCACCGTGCCCAAGGGAACCGAGCGTCTGCGTTTCACACCCGGCCCGCTCCATAGCGATGCGGACATCGAATATCTTGTGATGGCTCTGAAAACGCTGTGGAAGCAGTGCGCGATTGCGCATGCGGTTGCGTAA
- the puhA gene encoding photosynthetic reaction center subunit H — translation MENAFFGNFDLASLSIWLFWIFFALLIYYLQTENMREGYPLENDDGTAAPNQGPFPVPDPKTFLMPHGRADVTVPSVENEQAHYRHNLDDVMEAGAVSHGFPYDPKGDPMLAGIGSGAWTPRRDEPELDGHGHVKIEPLKARDDMHVSAGKNPLGMRVVAGDGVEVGTISDMWIDVPEQLVRYLEIELDADHGGGTRLVPIHFCQIWRRVTINAIHGTHFAAVPQTKSNVQITKLEEEKISAYYGGGILYADEKRAEPLL, via the coding sequence ATGGAAAACGCATTCTTCGGGAACTTCGACCTCGCCAGTCTCTCGATCTGGCTGTTCTGGATCTTCTTCGCGCTGCTGATCTACTACCTGCAAACGGAAAATATGCGGGAAGGTTATCCGCTGGAAAACGACGACGGCACCGCCGCGCCGAACCAGGGGCCGTTTCCGGTGCCTGATCCCAAGACCTTCCTGATGCCCCACGGCCGCGCCGATGTGACCGTGCCGAGCGTTGAGAATGAGCAGGCGCACTACCGCCACAACCTGGATGACGTGATGGAAGCGGGCGCGGTGTCCCACGGGTTCCCCTATGATCCCAAAGGTGATCCGATGCTGGCCGGTATCGGGTCCGGTGCCTGGACCCCGCGCCGGGATGAGCCGGAGCTGGATGGCCATGGCCACGTCAAGATCGAGCCGCTGAAGGCCCGCGACGACATGCATGTCAGTGCCGGTAAGAACCCGCTTGGCATGAGGGTCGTGGCGGGAGACGGTGTTGAGGTCGGCACGATTTCCGACATGTGGATCGACGTGCCTGAGCAATTGGTGCGGTATCTTGAGATCGAACTTGATGCAGATCACGGCGGCGGCACGCGGCTTGTGCCAATTCACTTCTGCCAGATCTGGCGTCGCGTCACGATCAACGCGATCCACGGGACGCACTTCGCCGCTGTGCCGCAGACGAAATCGAACGTCCAGATCACCAAGCTCGAAGAAGAGAAGATCTCTGCCTATTATGGCGGGGGTATCCTCTACGCCGATGAGAAGCGGGCCGAACCGCTGCTCTGA
- the bchL gene encoding ferredoxin:protochlorophyllide reductase (ATP-dependent) iron-sulfur ATP-binding protein — MREAAGLEARGLKSPPILKGQDGEGSLQVHQSDDMKIEGAKVFAVYGKGGIGKSTTSSNLSAAFSKLGKKVLQIGCDPKHDSTFTLTGMLQPTVIDILKSVDFHAEELRPEDFVTQGYNGVQCIEAGGPPAGTGCGGYVVGQTVKLLKQHHLLEDTDVVLFDVLGDVVCGGFAAPLQHADRALIVTANDFDSIYAMNRIIAAVQAKSKNYNVRLAGCVANRSKDTDEVDRYCDVVGFKRIGHMPDVDAIRRSRLKKKTLFEMPDEEDIVQCRAEYIRLAEKLYAGTDPLAPAPLEDRDIFELLGFD; from the coding sequence ATGCGCGAAGCCGCAGGGCTTGAGGCGCGTGGTCTCAAATCGCCCCCGATCCTGAAAGGTCAGGACGGGGAGGGATCGTTGCAGGTGCATCAATCCGACGACATGAAGATCGAAGGCGCGAAGGTGTTCGCCGTCTATGGCAAAGGCGGGATCGGCAAATCGACGACCTCGTCAAACCTGTCTGCGGCGTTTTCCAAGCTGGGCAAGAAGGTCCTGCAAATCGGCTGTGACCCCAAGCATGACAGCACGTTCACCCTGACGGGCATGTTGCAGCCCACGGTGATCGACATCCTGAAATCCGTGGATTTCCATGCCGAAGAATTGCGGCCAGAGGATTTCGTGACGCAGGGCTACAACGGTGTGCAGTGTATCGAGGCCGGTGGCCCGCCTGCTGGCACCGGCTGCGGTGGCTATGTGGTGGGTCAGACGGTGAAGTTGTTGAAGCAACATCACCTGCTGGAAGACACCGATGTCGTGCTCTTCGACGTGCTGGGCGATGTCGTCTGCGGTGGCTTTGCAGCCCCCCTGCAACACGCCGACCGCGCGCTGATCGTGACCGCCAATGATTTCGACAGCATCTATGCGATGAACCGGATCATTGCCGCCGTTCAGGCCAAGTCGAAGAATTACAACGTGCGGCTTGCGGGCTGTGTCGCCAACCGCTCCAAGGACACCGATGAGGTGGACCGGTATTGTGATGTGGTGGGCTTCAAGCGCATCGGTCATATGCCCGACGTGGATGCCATCCGCCGCTCGCGCCTGAAGAAAAAGACCCTGTTCGAGATGCCTGATGAGGAAGACATCGTGCAATGCCGCGCCGAATACATCCGTCTGGCCGAGAAGCTCTATGCGGGCACCGATCCGCTGGCCCCCGCGCCGCTGGAAGACCGCGATATCTTTGAATTGCTGGGGTTCGATTGA
- a CDS encoding PucC family protein — translation MLKRISIRYLPFADAASEELPLGQLLRLSLFQISVGMAAVLLLGTLNRVMIVELQVPAFLVACMVALPVLIAPFRALLGFKSDTYKSAIGWKRIPYLWFGTLWQFGGLAIMPACLLVLGGEVTQVRYDIPYAGEILAALAFVMTGIGMHMTQTAGLALAADRATDETRPRVVALLYVMFLVGMGVSAVVIGWFLYEFTPLELIQVIQSCAVLTLILNVTALWKQERIVPTTKAQRAEPSPTFKEAWSDYASGGTAGRLLAVVFLGTMAFNMQDVLLEPYGGEILGLSVSATTLLTATWAAGALAGFALAAKWLSGGIDPMRMGARGLLAGLVAFCAVIFSNPLGSSELFFVGAFMIGFGGGLFAISTLTAAMTMPTSNKAGRGLALGAWGAAQATAAGLSIAIGGAVHDGVNHLAMSGQLGVALGNEATGYSVVYHLEILLIFATLVALGPLVRTRPRMTTTTNGGAKIGLADLPT, via the coding sequence ATGCTGAAACGCATATCCATTCGCTATCTGCCCTTCGCAGATGCCGCGTCCGAGGAGCTTCCTCTGGGCCAGTTGTTGCGTCTGTCGCTGTTCCAGATCTCCGTCGGTATGGCCGCCGTTCTGCTGCTCGGCACGCTCAACCGCGTGATGATCGTGGAGCTGCAAGTGCCCGCGTTCCTGGTTGCCTGCATGGTCGCGCTGCCCGTCCTGATCGCACCCTTCCGCGCGCTTCTGGGCTTCAAGTCGGACACCTACAAATCCGCCATCGGCTGGAAACGCATTCCCTACCTTTGGTTCGGCACGCTCTGGCAATTCGGTGGCCTCGCCATCATGCCCGCTTGCCTTCTGGTGCTTGGCGGAGAGGTCACGCAGGTCCGCTACGACATCCCCTATGCCGGCGAGATCCTGGCCGCGCTGGCCTTCGTGATGACCGGCATCGGCATGCATATGACCCAGACCGCTGGCCTGGCCCTTGCCGCGGATCGTGCGACAGATGAAACCCGCCCCCGCGTCGTCGCGCTTCTTTATGTGATGTTCCTTGTGGGCATGGGTGTCAGCGCCGTCGTGATCGGCTGGTTCCTCTACGAGTTCACGCCGCTGGAGCTGATCCAGGTGATCCAATCCTGCGCCGTGCTGACCCTGATCCTCAACGTCACCGCGCTTTGGAAGCAGGAGCGGATTGTGCCGACCACCAAGGCCCAACGCGCGGAGCCTTCTCCGACCTTCAAAGAGGCATGGAGCGATTACGCGAGCGGCGGAACGGCGGGCCGGTTGCTCGCGGTCGTCTTCCTCGGCACCATGGCGTTCAACATGCAGGACGTTCTGCTGGAGCCCTATGGCGGTGAAATCCTCGGCCTCTCCGTCTCTGCCACAACGCTTCTGACCGCCACATGGGCCGCCGGTGCGCTGGCGGGCTTCGCACTGGCTGCAAAATGGCTGTCCGGTGGCATCGACCCCATGCGCATGGGCGCGCGCGGCCTGTTGGCCGGCCTGGTCGCGTTTTGCGCCGTGATCTTCTCCAACCCGCTCGGCTCATCAGAGCTGTTCTTCGTGGGCGCTTTCATGATCGGATTTGGCGGCGGGCTCTTTGCCATCTCAACCCTCACGGCGGCCATGACCATGCCCACCAGCAACAAGGCGGGTCGCGGACTTGCCTTGGGGGCCTGGGGTGCGGCGCAGGCCACGGCAGCCGGTCTGTCAATCGCTATCGGAGGCGCGGTCCACGACGGCGTCAATCATCTCGCCATGTCTGGACAACTTGGCGTTGCTTTGGGGAATGAGGCGACGGGATATTCCGTCGTTTATCACCTCGAAATACTCCTGATCTTCGCGACGCTGGTGGCCCTTGGGCCGCTGGTCCGCACACGACCACGGATGACCACCACCACGAATGGGGGGGCGAAAATCGGCCTCGCCGACCTCCCTACGTAA
- the puhC gene encoding photosynthetic complex assembly protein PuhC, giving the protein MTLTPAKTRFYNRTPAEQKLVARDKEMVPVVLVRAMFILCVCVLIIVSYARLTDRPLSATAPTVEEVPIVTERLVRIYGELNGSARVLGVDGNVIATFGADEGGFVAGVYRVLERERGAVGAMASDPIRVVRFADGRIGLRDPLTDFRAELVGFGADNEAAFARLLEE; this is encoded by the coding sequence ATGACCCTCACCCCCGCCAAAACGCGCTTCTACAACCGCACCCCTGCGGAACAGAAGCTCGTTGCAAGAGATAAGGAAATGGTGCCCGTCGTCCTCGTGCGCGCCATGTTTATCCTGTGCGTCTGCGTGCTGATCATCGTCAGTTACGCCCGTCTGACGGATCGCCCCCTCAGCGCCACTGCGCCGACCGTCGAAGAGGTCCCCATCGTGACCGAGCGCCTCGTGCGTATCTACGGAGAGCTGAACGGCTCGGCCCGTGTGCTGGGTGTGGATGGCAATGTGATCGCCACGTTTGGCGCGGATGAGGGCGGCTTTGTCGCTGGCGTCTACCGTGTGCTGGAACGTGAAAGAGGCGCCGTGGGCGCGATGGCGTCTGACCCCATCCGCGTCGTGCGCTTCGCCGATGGCCGTATCGGCCTTCGCGATCCGTTGACGGATTTCCGGGCCGAGCTTGTCGGCTTTGGCGCAGACAATGAAGCGGCGTTTGCGCGCCTGCTGGAGGAATAA
- a CDS encoding c-type cytochrome yields MQRLTVLATAATLLAAPVLADGHATGDAEAGERAFRQCISCHVVVDADGETLAGRNARTGPNLYGIHGRPIGSVEDFRYSNGLTALMEAGMEWDEAAFVGYVQDPTGWIREAADDDSLRGAMSFRVRSEEDALNLYAYLVSLGGPEAE; encoded by the coding sequence ATGCAGCGACTAACTGTTCTCGCCACGGCGGCAACACTCCTTGCGGCGCCGGTACTGGCTGACGGCCATGCCACGGGCGACGCAGAAGCTGGCGAGCGCGCGTTCCGTCAGTGCATTTCCTGCCACGTGGTTGTGGATGCGGACGGCGAAACTCTGGCCGGACGCAATGCGCGCACCGGTCCGAACCTCTATGGCATTCACGGGCGCCCTATCGGGTCTGTTGAAGACTTCCGGTATTCCAACGGTCTGACGGCCCTGATGGAAGCGGGGATGGAATGGGACGAGGCGGCGTTTGTTGGCTACGTCCAAGACCCAACCGGCTGGATTCGCGAAGCCGCAGATGACGACAGCCTGCGCGGCGCGATGAGCTTCCGGGTTCGCTCGGAAGAGGATGCGCTGAACCTCTACGCCTATCTCGTGTCCCTGGGTGGACCCGAGGCGGAGTAA
- the puhB gene encoding photosynthetic complex putative assembly protein PuhB, whose amino-acid sequence MSHDHDDFQTEPVRGLPAHLPEGEEILWQGQPSWWVLAQESLSLWWVAGYFVFLFAWRTVGGAATDSWTGSATAASFFLVLGLIVCILLILVSLIQAKAAVYTITNKRVAMRIGAALTMTLNLPFKQVLNAELALRKSGHGNISLEMNPEGGMGFSYVLTWPHVRPWKMKQPQPALRCIPDAKAVAAILSEAAQTAVSEPDIQITRVPEMAAQPAE is encoded by the coding sequence ATGTCGCATGACCACGACGATTTCCAGACCGAGCCGGTCCGTGGACTACCGGCGCACCTGCCAGAGGGGGAAGAAATCCTCTGGCAGGGCCAGCCGTCTTGGTGGGTATTGGCGCAGGAATCCCTGTCCCTCTGGTGGGTTGCGGGGTACTTCGTGTTTCTGTTTGCCTGGCGGACCGTCGGTGGTGCGGCAACGGACAGCTGGACAGGCTCGGCCACGGCGGCGTCCTTCTTCCTCGTCCTCGGCCTGATCGTTTGCATCCTGCTGATACTGGTGTCGCTGATCCAGGCCAAGGCCGCCGTCTACACGATCACCAACAAGCGCGTCGCCATGCGTATTGGGGCCGCTCTGACAATGACTTTGAACCTGCCCTTCAAGCAGGTTCTCAATGCGGAGCTTGCCCTGCGTAAGTCCGGCCACGGAAATATCTCGCTTGAGATGAACCCCGAGGGCGGCATGGGCTTCAGCTATGTCCTGACATGGCCGCATGTGCGTCCGTGGAAGATGAAGCAGCCTCAGCCCGCCCTTCGCTGCATCCCCGATGCAAAAGCAGTGGCGGCCATTCTGTCGGAGGCAGCCCAGACCGCTGTGTCCGAGCCTGATATCCAGATCACCCGCGTGCCTGAAATGGCCGCTCAACCCGCGGAATGA
- the bchM gene encoding magnesium protoporphyrin IX methyltransferase, giving the protein MVATPTYDATRDRVEAYFDRTATKTWERLTSDAPVSGVRRTVRAGRDRMRALMLSRLPKDLSGRRVLDAGCGTGAMTEVLAARGAEVVAIDISPQLIDIAAKRLPEDLVPRVTFQSGDMLSANLGAFDHVMAMDSMIYYTAPDLGRALAGLSERCPHIVFTVAPRTPFLMAFFGLGKLFPRADRSPVMIPHAPKRISEKLLINQCDRTLLKLEQVTSGFYISSCLEMRA; this is encoded by the coding sequence ATGGTGGCAACGCCCACATATGACGCCACCCGCGACCGGGTCGAGGCCTATTTCGACCGCACCGCGACCAAGACGTGGGAACGGCTGACGTCCGACGCGCCCGTCTCTGGCGTGCGCCGGACCGTGCGTGCGGGCCGTGACCGGATGCGCGCGCTGATGCTGTCGCGCCTGCCCAAGGATCTGTCGGGGCGTCGCGTGTTGGATGCGGGCTGTGGCACCGGCGCGATGACCGAGGTTCTCGCCGCCCGTGGCGCTGAGGTTGTGGCTATTGATATCTCTCCGCAGCTGATCGACATCGCCGCCAAGCGTCTGCCCGAGGATTTGGTGCCGCGCGTGACGTTCCAATCGGGCGACATGCTGTCCGCCAATCTGGGTGCGTTTGATCACGTCATGGCGATGGATTCGATGATCTATTACACCGCGCCCGATCTGGGTCGCGCGCTGGCAGGCTTGTCTGAGCGCTGTCCCCATATCGTCTTTACCGTTGCGCCCCGCACGCCTTTCCTGATGGCCTTTTTTGGCCTTGGCAAGCTGTTCCCCCGCGCCGACCGTTCGCCCGTGATGATCCCCCATGCGCCAAAGCGCATATCTGAGAAATTACTTATAAATCAATGCGATAGAACCCTGCTCAAGCTTGAGCAAGTCACGTCCGGCTTCTACATCTCTTCCTGTCTGGAGATGCGCGCGTGA
- the bchO gene encoding alpha/beta fold hydrolase BchO — MNALPPDWPNRDASRIVSLAPHRWHVQQMGTGPDALLLHGAGASAHSWAPIAPELQDLNRIFVPDLTGHGFTQSPKGRARLPDVAKDLAALLRDQTIEPRLVIAHSAGGAIALEMARRGLITPERLVIINGALEDFKGAAGVIFPVMAKILVMNPLTGMFLSSGPQGLSQARSVIKTTGSELSEDLLKHYAHLIGRKPHVDGTLGMMSQWSLAELTRALPAIGTPTLFIHGANDKAVDVSVAKRASKAMPNAELIVVDGVGHLAHEEAPERVATHIRAFTQT, encoded by the coding sequence GTGAACGCGCTCCCCCCTGACTGGCCGAACCGGGATGCCAGCCGTATCGTGTCACTCGCGCCGCATCGGTGGCATGTGCAGCAGATGGGCACGGGACCCGACGCGCTGCTGTTGCATGGCGCTGGGGCATCGGCCCATTCCTGGGCGCCCATCGCGCCCGAACTTCAGGATCTAAACCGCATATTCGTCCCTGATCTGACCGGGCACGGGTTCACTCAAAGCCCCAAGGGCCGGGCCCGATTGCCCGACGTCGCGAAGGATCTTGCCGCACTTTTGCGCGATCAGACTATCGAGCCGCGCCTTGTCATTGCCCATTCCGCCGGGGGCGCGATTGCGTTGGAGATGGCGCGGCGTGGCCTCATTACGCCGGAGCGGTTGGTGATCATCAACGGCGCGTTGGAGGATTTCAAAGGTGCCGCTGGCGTGATCTTTCCGGTCATGGCGAAGATCCTCGTGATGAACCCGCTGACCGGAATGTTCCTGTCATCCGGGCCGCAGGGTCTGTCTCAGGCCCGCTCGGTCATTAAGACGACGGGCAGTGAATTATCTGAAGATCTGCTCAAACACTATGCCCATTTGATCGGCCGGAAGCCCCATGTCGATGGAACACTGGGGATGATGTCGCAATGGTCTCTGGCGGAGCTGACGCGCGCGCTGCCAGCGATCGGCACGCCGACCCTGTTTATTCACGGTGCCAATGACAAGGCAGTGGACGTCTCCGTCGCAAAGCGGGCTTCCAAGGCGATGCCAAACGCCGAACTTATCGTTGTCGACGGCGTCGGGCACCTCGCTCATGAGGAAGCGCCTGAGAGGGTCGCGACCCACATCAGGGCATTCACCCAAACGTAG